In Labeo rohita strain BAU-BD-2019 chromosome 16, IGBB_LRoh.1.0, whole genome shotgun sequence, one DNA window encodes the following:
- the tpbgb gene encoding trophoblast glycoprotein b, with translation MSDVGLFHLLQLQRKQKNMCNLTLCVLLFLTCSCLSLASCPAQCWCEATVVKCVNQNLRSIPQPLPENITELNVSGNDIWNLDNESFPRPLEHLTHLYASGSQVEQLDSMVFKNLPSLRLLDLSNNRISQFSVEAFPEDNKIDILNLSKSLYNHSYIGVFADLFKHSLTKVSHLDLSNNDLVLLPEGIFTSLSDLTVLDLRNNSLVTIRNDTFWNLALQMLDLRDNALKVLHNVTLEKLSSIPDLQVSLAGNPWRCDCNIEDMLIWLERHQVVVDRLNLTCAGPAELKNVPLLHLEQSQLSCWSNAGDALNRALEPSYVFLGMVLALIGVIFLLVLYLNRKGIKRWMYNIRDACRDHMEGYHYRYEISTDPRLANLSLNSDV, from the coding sequence ATGTCCGATGTTGGATTATTCCATTTGCTTCAacttcaaagaaaacaaaagaacatgTGTAACCTGACTCTCTGTGTTTTACTCTTCCTGACGTGTTCCTGCTTGTCCTTAGCTTCATGTCCTGCCCAGTGCTGGTGCGAAGCCACGGTAGTGAAGTGTGTTAACCAAAACTTGAGATCCATCCCACAGCCCCTTCCCGAAAACATCACCGAACTTAACGTCAGTGGAAACGATATATGGAATCTGGACAATGAATCTTTCCCCAGACCCTTGGAACATTTAACACACCTTTATGCGTCTGGAAGCCAAGTGGAGCAATTGGACTCCATGGTGTTTAAAAACTTGCCAAGTCTGCGTTTACTTGATCTCAGCAACAATAGGATTTCACAGTTCAGCGTTGAGGCTTTTCCTGAAGACAACAAGATTGATATTCTAAACCTCAGCAAATCCTTATACAATCACTCCTACATTGGTGTGTTCGCAGATCTTTTCAAACACAGCCTAACTAAAGTTTCCCATCTTGATTTGTCCAATAATGACCTGGTGCTCCTTCCAGAAGGCATATTCACAAGTTTGTCAGACCTCACCGTTTTGGATTTAAGGAACAACTCCCTTGTTACAATCAGGAATGATACGTTTTGGAATCTGGCACTCCAAATGTTGGACTTAAGAGACAACGCGTTGAAAGTCCTACACAACGTGACCCTGGAGAAGCTCAGTTCCATCCCTGATTTGCAAGTCAGTCTTGCAGGAAACCCCTGGCGCTGTGATTGCAATATTGAGGACATGTTGATTTGGTTGGAGAGACATCAGGTTGTGGTAGACAGATTGAACCTAACCTGTGCTGGCCCAGCAGAACTAAAAAATGTCCCACTTTTACACCTGGAACAATCACAGCTCTCATGCTGGAGCAATGCTGGAGATGCTCTGAACCGTGCGCTGGAGCCCTCCTATGTGTTCTTGGGCATGGTTCTCGCCCTCATTGGGGTCATCTTCCTTCTGGTCCTTTACCTTAACAGGAAAGGGATCAAGAGGTGGATGTACAATATCCGTGACGCGTGCCGAGATCATATGGAGGGATACCATTACAGATACGAGATCTCAACAGACCCGCGACTAGCCAACCTCAGCCTCAACTCCGACGTGTGA